In the Rhinoderma darwinii isolate aRhiDar2 chromosome 13, aRhiDar2.hap1, whole genome shotgun sequence genome, one interval contains:
- the MYADML2 gene encoding myeloid-associated differentiation marker-like protein 2 gives MDNSGGPYLNVHALWSKVGIVRLLQLLFGCTTFSLVLHRAGFSAAYGIFCVFVWSFCFAVTALIVVCDLTRLQSCLRNLSWGNFTAAFAMLAALMTLTTSVIYPLYFVTLNCSPDCVTRNHRLAVSVCAGLLFLVYAVEVFLTRARPGMPCSYMATAAGLLKVVQAFVACIIFGALATESQYKKYVATQWCVAVYSFCFVVTVVVIVLNITGRAVTLRCPFERFVVIYTVVAILMYISASVIWPVFCFDAKYGSPTRPSRCSWGRCPWDSQLVVTIFTHVNLLLYIADLVYTQRLRFVTQR, from the coding sequence ATGGATAACTCTGGTGGGCCTTATCTAAACGTGCACGCCCTGTGGTCTAAAGTGGGGATTGTCCGCTTGCTACAGCTTCTCTTTGGATGCACCACCTTCAGCCTGGTTCTCCACAGAGCTGGATTCAGTGCCGCCTATGGAATCTTCTGTGTCTTTGTATGGAGCTTCTGTTTTGCTGTCACCGCACTCATTGTCGTCTGCGACCTGACCCGACTCCAGTCATGCCTGCGTAACCTGTCCTGGGGTAACTTCACTGCGGCCTTTGCAATGCTGGCGGCCCTTATGACCCTCACCACCTCTGTCATCTACCCCCTGTACTTCGTCACATTGAACTGTTCACCCGACTGCGTTACAAGAAACCACCGGTTGGCTGTCAGCGTCTGTGCGGGGCTTTTGTTCCTGGTCTATGCTGTGGAGGTGTTCCTGACACGTGCCAGGCCTGGGATGCCCTGTAGCTATATGGCAACAGCAGCCGGACTACTGAAAGTTGTCCAAGCCTTTGTTGCATGTATAATTTTTGGAGCTCTAGCGACAGAAAGTCAATATAAGAAGTATGTGGCCACTCAGTGGTGTGTGGCTGTGTACAGCTTCTGCTTTGTGGTCACCGTGGTGGTAATAGTGCTCAACATTACTGGACGGGCCGTCACCTTACGTTGCCCCTTTGAACGCTTTGTGGTCATATACACGGTGGTGGCAATATTGATGTACATAAGTGCTTCCGTCATCTGGCCCGTATTCTGTTTCGATGCAAAATACGGGTCACCAACAAGACCATCACGCTGCTCTTGGGGACGATGCCCATGGGACAGTCAACTGGTTGTCACCATTTTTACTCATGTCAATCTACTGCTTTACATTGCAGACTTGGTGTACACACAGCGATTGAGATTTGTGACTCAGCGTTAA
- the LOC142666839 gene encoding uncharacterized protein LOC142666839, whose translation MEQVNIPAGNVSSNTAAVFTEEDIERILSGAEGDVSFLSVPSITDIKRNLEFESRRLINVELHLLTLGQYYRNNMIPRGMRILLKPTMHMQHEEFRNKNEQLASKYALETILLNMDFLQRDLRSLRVKALDLENTLKTLVQTDDFNIHMEKLRMTLNKVRMDIEETKKKKWFRDQTDYSMGRVYTWDNSLNYADGAFRRDNKRSNEPAFNKSDSRNQFHTKKYPPSNNEDFLDSSPLDKSKRRKPDEQVVGEVEEGRTRFQKSTHQKGQKPVQDSTKRTLPKPQ comes from the coding sequence ATGGAGCAGGTCAATATACCTGCTGGGAATGTTTCATCCAATACTGCTGCTGTTTTTACTGAAGAGGACATTGAAAGAATCCTGAGTGGAGCGGAGGGTGATGTGTCATTTTTAAGTGTTCCTTCTATTACTGACATCAAGAGAAATCTGGAATTTGAGTCACGACGTCTGATTAATGTTGAATTACATCTACTCACATTGGGACAATACTATAGAAACAACATGATCCCACGGGGGATGAGAATTTTACTTAAACCAACGATGCATATGCAACACGAAGAGTTCAGGAATAAAAATGAGCAACTCGCTAGCAAATATGCCTTGGAAACTATATTACTTAATATGGATTTTTTGCAGAGAGATCTGAGATCTTTAAGGGTGAAAGCACTAGATTTGGAGAACACACTTAAAACGTTGGTGCAAACTGATGATTTTAATATACACATGGAGAAATTACGTATGACGCTCAATAAAGTGAGGATGGATATAGAAGAAACCAAAAAGAAGAAATGGTTCCGTGATCAAACAGATTATTCCATGGGACGTGTTTACACATGGGACAATTCTCTCAATTATGCTGATGGAGCCTTCAGACGTGACAACAAAAGAAGCAATGAACCGGCTTTCAATAAAAGCGATTCCCGTAATCAATTCCATACTAAGAAATATCCTCCAAGTAATAATGaagattttttagattccagtccactggacaaatcaaaaagaagaaaaccagacgagcaggtCGTAGGAGAAgtagaggaaggaagaacccgtttTCAAAAATCTACTCATCAGAAAGGGCAGAAACCGGTGCAGGACAGCACCAAGAGGACTCTGCCCAAAccacagtg